In the genome of Manis javanica isolate MJ-LG chromosome 17, MJ_LKY, whole genome shotgun sequence, one region contains:
- the HIF3A gene encoding hypoxia-inducible factor 3-alpha isoform X3 translates to MRLTISYLRMHRLCAAGQWNQVGAGGEQLDACYLKALEGFVMVLTAEGDMAYLSENVSKHLGLSQLELIGHSIFDFIHPCDQEELQDALTPQQSLSRKKPEAPTERCFSLRMKSTLTSRGRTLNLKAATWKVLHCSGHMRAYKPPAQTSPSGSPNLEPPLQCLVLICEAIPHPGSLEPPLGRGAFLSRHSLDMKFTYCDERIAEVAGYSPDDLIGCSAYEYIHALDSDAVGQSIHTLLSKGQAVTGQYRFLARSGGYLWTQTQATVVSGGRGPQSESIVCVHFLISRVEQTGVVLSLEQTERHSRRPGRRGTHSQKDTPNPGESLDASGPRILAFLHPPSLSEATLAADPRRFCSPDLRHLLAPILDGTSIAATPSAPPASRRPQSPLPADLPDELLVDVENAHKLFASGKDLEAVETDLDIAQDVDSLDLEMLAPYISMDDDFQLNSSEQPPRAYHRSPGAVPRPRARSFHGLSPPTPEPSLLPRWGSDPRLSCSSPSRRDPTASSPVAGARKRTLAQSSGDEPEGVELLGVRPPKRSPSPEPETFLLPPLSLSFLLTGGPAPGSQQDPSTHLLALSEPLGKAFQAEGTKYAKVQRWEHIIFEENTRPVWLKQRRGGREAWAPHCSLSTRMRMQPSPGATSSPQQAWPRPTEPAPLPVCLLLPRKDLNHTPCLQPTHRMGRRERASLSPLSGPTLLGPTSAPTPLPRVSGSSLGWSQLSDLWEGVRGPLLLLSGLLLGFSVLVTSPLPPTLLAFG, encoded by the exons ATGCGCCTCACCATCAGCTACCTGCGCATGCACCGCCTCTGCGCCGCAG GGCAGTGGAACCAGGTGGGAGCAGGGGGAGAACAACTGGATGCCTGCTACCTGAAGGCCCTGGAGGGCTTCGTCATGGTGCTCACAGCTGAGGGAGACATGGCTTACCTGTCGGAGAATGTCAGCAAGCACCTGGGCCTCAGTCAG CTTGAGCTCATTGGACACAGCATCTTCGATTTCATCCACCCCTGTGACCAAGAGGAGCTTCAGGATGCCCTGACCCCACAGCAGA gcttGTCGAGAAAGAAGCCAGAAGCTCCCACCGAGCGGTGCTTCTCCTTGCGCATGAAGAGCACCCTCACCAGCCGCGGGCGCACCCTCAACCTCAAGGCGGCCACCTGGAAG GTGCTGCACTGCTCTGGACACATGAGGGCCTACAAGCCCCCTGCACAGACTTCCCCATCTGGGAGCCCCAATTTGGAGCCCCCCCTGCAATGCCTGGTGCTCATTTGTGAAGCTATCCCCCACCCGGGCAGCCTGGAGCCCCCACTGGGCCGGGGGGCCTTCCTCAGCCGCCACAGCCTGGACATGAAATTCACCTACTGCGATGAGAG GATCGCAGAGGTTGCCGGCTATAGCCCCGATGATCTGATTGGCTGTTCCGCCTACGAGTACATCCATGCGTTGGACTCGGATGCAGTTGGCCAGAGCATCCACACCC TTCTGAGTAAGGGCCAGGCAGTAACCGGGCAGTATCGCTTCCTGGCCCGGAGTGGTGGCTACCTGTGGACCCAGACCCAGGCCACAGTGGTGTCAGGGGGCCGGGGCCCCCAGTCTGAGAGTATTGTCTGCGTCCATTTCCTGATCAG CCGGGTGGAACAGACCGGAGTGGTGCTGTCCCTGGAGCAAACGGAGCGACACTCACGCAGACCTGGCCGGCGGGGCACCCACTCTCAGAAGGATACCCCTAATCCTGGGGAAAGCCTTG ATGCCTCTGGTCCCCGGATCCTGGCTTTCCTGCACCCCCCTTCCCTGAGCGAGGCCACCCTGGCTGCTGACCCCCGCCGTTTCTGTAGCCCTGATCTTCGTCACCTCCTGGCACCTATCCTGGATGGGACTTCAATAGCCGCCACCCCCAGTGCACCCCCAGCTTCCCGGCGCCCCCAAAGTCCACTTCCA GCTGATCTCCCAGATGAACTACTTGTGGACGTGGAGAATGCACACAAACTCTTTGCTTCTGGGAAAGACCttgaggcagtggagacagattTAGATATAGCTCAG GACGTTGATTCTCTGGATTTGGAGATGCTGGCCCCCTACATTTCCATGGATGATGACTTCCAACTGAACTCCAGCGAGCAGCCACCCAGGGCCTACCACAGATCTCCAGGGGCTGTCCCCCGGCCTCGCGCTCGGAGCTTCCACGGCCTGTCACCCCCAACCCCTGAGCCATCCCTGCTGCCCCGCTGGGGGAGTGACCCCCGGCTGAGCTGCTCCAGCCCTTCCAGACGGGACCCCACAGCGTCCTCCCCCGTGGCTGGGGCTCGGAAGAG GACCCTGGCCCAGAGCTCAGGGGATGAGCCCGAGGGGGTGGAGCTGCTGGGAGTGAGACCCCCCAAGCGGTCCCCCAGCCCAGAACCCGAGACCTTCCTGTTGCCTCCCCTCAGCCTG AGTTTCCTTCTGACAGGAGGACCAGCCCCAGGGAGCCAGCAGGATCCTAGCACGCACCTCCTGGCACTGAGTGAGCCCTTGG GAAaagcattccaagcagagggaaccaAGTATGCAAAAGTCCAGAGATGGGAGCATATCATCTTTGAGGAAAACacaaggccagtgtggctgaagcagagaagagggggaagagaG GCCTGGGCCCCTCACTGCTCTCTCTCTACCCGGATGAGGATGCAGCCCAGCCCAGGAGCCACTTCCAGCCCGCAGCAGGCCTGGCCCAGGCCAACTGAGCCAGCTCCTCTTCCCGTTTGCCTTCTCCTCCCCAGAAAGGACCTCAACCACACTCCATGCCTGCAGCCAACGCACAGGATGGGGCGCCGGGAGAGGGCTTCCCTGTCTCCTCTCAGCGGCCCCACCCTCCTCGGGCCTacctcagcccccacccctctgccccgGGTGTCCGGGAGCTCTCTGGGGTGGTCTCAGCTCAGTGACCTCTGGGAGGGGGTCCgtggccccctcctcctcctctcaggACTTCTCTTGGGATTCTCAGTACTGGTTACCTCACCCCTTCCTCCAACACTCTTGGCTTTTGGGTAA
- the HIF3A gene encoding hypoxia-inducible factor 3-alpha isoform X1 produces MWHHSTFLAHPTLSLPGAPPANDAGAPRSSTELRKEKSRDAARSRRSQETEVLYQLAHTLPFARGVSAHLDKASIMRLTISYLRMHRLCAAGQWNQVGAGGEQLDACYLKALEGFVMVLTAEGDMAYLSENVSKHLGLSQLELIGHSIFDFIHPCDQEELQDALTPQQSLSRKKPEAPTERCFSLRMKSTLTSRGRTLNLKAATWKVLHCSGHMRAYKPPAQTSPSGSPNLEPPLQCLVLICEAIPHPGSLEPPLGRGAFLSRHSLDMKFTYCDERIAEVAGYSPDDLIGCSAYEYIHALDSDAVGQSIHTLLSKGQAVTGQYRFLARSGGYLWTQTQATVVSGGRGPQSESIVCVHFLISRVEQTGVVLSLEQTERHSRRPGRRGTHSQKDTPNPGESLDASGPRILAFLHPPSLSEATLAADPRRFCSPDLRHLLAPILDGTSIAATPSAPPASRRPQSPLPADLPDELLVDVENAHKLFASGKDLEAVETDLDIAQDVDSLDLEMLAPYISMDDDFQLNSSEQPPRAYHRSPGAVPRPRARSFHGLSPPTPEPSLLPRWGSDPRLSCSSPSRRDPTASSPVAGARKRTLAQSSGDEPEGVELLGVRPPKRSPSPEPETFLLPPLSLSFLLTGGPAPGSQQDPSTHLLALSEPLGKAFQAEGTKYAKVQRWEHIIFEENTRPVWLKQRRGGREAWAPHCSLSTRMRMQPSPGATSSPQQAWPRPTEPAPLPVCLLLPRKDLNHTPCLQPTHRMGRRERASLSPLSGPTLLGPTSAPTPLPRVSGSSLGWSQLSDLWEGVRGPLLLLSGLLLGFSVLVTSPLPPTLLAFG; encoded by the exons ATGTGGCATCACTCCACGTTCTTGGCCCATCCAACTCTTTCCCTTCCGGGGGCGCCGCCGGCGAATGATGCCGGTGCCCCCAGGTCGAGCACAGAGCTGCGCAAGGAGAAGTCCCGGGATGCGGCCCGCAGCCGGCGCAGCCAGGAGACCGAGGTGCTGTACCAGCTAGCTCACACGCTGCCCTTCGCGCGCGGCGTCAGCGCACACCTGGACAAGGCCTCCATCATGCGCCTCACCATCAGCTACCTGCGCATGCACCGCCTCTGCGCCGCAG GGCAGTGGAACCAGGTGGGAGCAGGGGGAGAACAACTGGATGCCTGCTACCTGAAGGCCCTGGAGGGCTTCGTCATGGTGCTCACAGCTGAGGGAGACATGGCTTACCTGTCGGAGAATGTCAGCAAGCACCTGGGCCTCAGTCAG CTTGAGCTCATTGGACACAGCATCTTCGATTTCATCCACCCCTGTGACCAAGAGGAGCTTCAGGATGCCCTGACCCCACAGCAGA gcttGTCGAGAAAGAAGCCAGAAGCTCCCACCGAGCGGTGCTTCTCCTTGCGCATGAAGAGCACCCTCACCAGCCGCGGGCGCACCCTCAACCTCAAGGCGGCCACCTGGAAG GTGCTGCACTGCTCTGGACACATGAGGGCCTACAAGCCCCCTGCACAGACTTCCCCATCTGGGAGCCCCAATTTGGAGCCCCCCCTGCAATGCCTGGTGCTCATTTGTGAAGCTATCCCCCACCCGGGCAGCCTGGAGCCCCCACTGGGCCGGGGGGCCTTCCTCAGCCGCCACAGCCTGGACATGAAATTCACCTACTGCGATGAGAG GATCGCAGAGGTTGCCGGCTATAGCCCCGATGATCTGATTGGCTGTTCCGCCTACGAGTACATCCATGCGTTGGACTCGGATGCAGTTGGCCAGAGCATCCACACCC TTCTGAGTAAGGGCCAGGCAGTAACCGGGCAGTATCGCTTCCTGGCCCGGAGTGGTGGCTACCTGTGGACCCAGACCCAGGCCACAGTGGTGTCAGGGGGCCGGGGCCCCCAGTCTGAGAGTATTGTCTGCGTCCATTTCCTGATCAG CCGGGTGGAACAGACCGGAGTGGTGCTGTCCCTGGAGCAAACGGAGCGACACTCACGCAGACCTGGCCGGCGGGGCACCCACTCTCAGAAGGATACCCCTAATCCTGGGGAAAGCCTTG ATGCCTCTGGTCCCCGGATCCTGGCTTTCCTGCACCCCCCTTCCCTGAGCGAGGCCACCCTGGCTGCTGACCCCCGCCGTTTCTGTAGCCCTGATCTTCGTCACCTCCTGGCACCTATCCTGGATGGGACTTCAATAGCCGCCACCCCCAGTGCACCCCCAGCTTCCCGGCGCCCCCAAAGTCCACTTCCA GCTGATCTCCCAGATGAACTACTTGTGGACGTGGAGAATGCACACAAACTCTTTGCTTCTGGGAAAGACCttgaggcagtggagacagattTAGATATAGCTCAG GACGTTGATTCTCTGGATTTGGAGATGCTGGCCCCCTACATTTCCATGGATGATGACTTCCAACTGAACTCCAGCGAGCAGCCACCCAGGGCCTACCACAGATCTCCAGGGGCTGTCCCCCGGCCTCGCGCTCGGAGCTTCCACGGCCTGTCACCCCCAACCCCTGAGCCATCCCTGCTGCCCCGCTGGGGGAGTGACCCCCGGCTGAGCTGCTCCAGCCCTTCCAGACGGGACCCCACAGCGTCCTCCCCCGTGGCTGGGGCTCGGAAGAG GACCCTGGCCCAGAGCTCAGGGGATGAGCCCGAGGGGGTGGAGCTGCTGGGAGTGAGACCCCCCAAGCGGTCCCCCAGCCCAGAACCCGAGACCTTCCTGTTGCCTCCCCTCAGCCTG AGTTTCCTTCTGACAGGAGGACCAGCCCCAGGGAGCCAGCAGGATCCTAGCACGCACCTCCTGGCACTGAGTGAGCCCTTGG GAAaagcattccaagcagagggaaccaAGTATGCAAAAGTCCAGAGATGGGAGCATATCATCTTTGAGGAAAACacaaggccagtgtggctgaagcagagaagagggggaagagaG GCCTGGGCCCCTCACTGCTCTCTCTCTACCCGGATGAGGATGCAGCCCAGCCCAGGAGCCACTTCCAGCCCGCAGCAGGCCTGGCCCAGGCCAACTGAGCCAGCTCCTCTTCCCGTTTGCCTTCTCCTCCCCAGAAAGGACCTCAACCACACTCCATGCCTGCAGCCAACGCACAGGATGGGGCGCCGGGAGAGGGCTTCCCTGTCTCCTCTCAGCGGCCCCACCCTCCTCGGGCCTacctcagcccccacccctctgccccgGGTGTCCGGGAGCTCTCTGGGGTGGTCTCAGCTCAGTGACCTCTGGGAGGGGGTCCgtggccccctcctcctcctctcaggACTTCTCTTGGGATTCTCAGTACTGGTTACCTCACCCCTTCCTCCAACACTCTTGGCTTTTGGGTAA
- the HIF3A gene encoding hypoxia-inducible factor 3-alpha isoform X4, translated as MVLTAEGDMAYLSENVSKHLGLSQLELIGHSIFDFIHPCDQEELQDALTPQQSLSRKKPEAPTERCFSLRMKSTLTSRGRTLNLKAATWKVLHCSGHMRAYKPPAQTSPSGSPNLEPPLQCLVLICEAIPHPGSLEPPLGRGAFLSRHSLDMKFTYCDERIAEVAGYSPDDLIGCSAYEYIHALDSDAVGQSIHTLLSKGQAVTGQYRFLARSGGYLWTQTQATVVSGGRGPQSESIVCVHFLISRVEQTGVVLSLEQTERHSRRPGRRGTHSQKDTPNPGESLDASGPRILAFLHPPSLSEATLAADPRRFCSPDLRHLLAPILDGTSIAATPSAPPASRRPQSPLPADLPDELLVDVENAHKLFASGKDLEAVETDLDIAQDVDSLDLEMLAPYISMDDDFQLNSSEQPPRAYHRSPGAVPRPRARSFHGLSPPTPEPSLLPRWGSDPRLSCSSPSRRDPTASSPVAGARKRTLAQSSGDEPEGVELLGVRPPKRSPSPEPETFLLPPLSLSFLLTGGPAPGSQQDPSTHLLALSEPLGKAFQAEGTKYAKVQRWEHIIFEENTRPVWLKQRRGGREAWAPHCSLSTRMRMQPSPGATSSPQQAWPRPTEPAPLPVCLLLPRKDLNHTPCLQPTHRMGRRERASLSPLSGPTLLGPTSAPTPLPRVSGSSLGWSQLSDLWEGVRGPLLLLSGLLLGFSVLVTSPLPPTLLAFG; from the exons ATGGTGCTCACAGCTGAGGGAGACATGGCTTACCTGTCGGAGAATGTCAGCAAGCACCTGGGCCTCAGTCAG CTTGAGCTCATTGGACACAGCATCTTCGATTTCATCCACCCCTGTGACCAAGAGGAGCTTCAGGATGCCCTGACCCCACAGCAGA gcttGTCGAGAAAGAAGCCAGAAGCTCCCACCGAGCGGTGCTTCTCCTTGCGCATGAAGAGCACCCTCACCAGCCGCGGGCGCACCCTCAACCTCAAGGCGGCCACCTGGAAG GTGCTGCACTGCTCTGGACACATGAGGGCCTACAAGCCCCCTGCACAGACTTCCCCATCTGGGAGCCCCAATTTGGAGCCCCCCCTGCAATGCCTGGTGCTCATTTGTGAAGCTATCCCCCACCCGGGCAGCCTGGAGCCCCCACTGGGCCGGGGGGCCTTCCTCAGCCGCCACAGCCTGGACATGAAATTCACCTACTGCGATGAGAG GATCGCAGAGGTTGCCGGCTATAGCCCCGATGATCTGATTGGCTGTTCCGCCTACGAGTACATCCATGCGTTGGACTCGGATGCAGTTGGCCAGAGCATCCACACCC TTCTGAGTAAGGGCCAGGCAGTAACCGGGCAGTATCGCTTCCTGGCCCGGAGTGGTGGCTACCTGTGGACCCAGACCCAGGCCACAGTGGTGTCAGGGGGCCGGGGCCCCCAGTCTGAGAGTATTGTCTGCGTCCATTTCCTGATCAG CCGGGTGGAACAGACCGGAGTGGTGCTGTCCCTGGAGCAAACGGAGCGACACTCACGCAGACCTGGCCGGCGGGGCACCCACTCTCAGAAGGATACCCCTAATCCTGGGGAAAGCCTTG ATGCCTCTGGTCCCCGGATCCTGGCTTTCCTGCACCCCCCTTCCCTGAGCGAGGCCACCCTGGCTGCTGACCCCCGCCGTTTCTGTAGCCCTGATCTTCGTCACCTCCTGGCACCTATCCTGGATGGGACTTCAATAGCCGCCACCCCCAGTGCACCCCCAGCTTCCCGGCGCCCCCAAAGTCCACTTCCA GCTGATCTCCCAGATGAACTACTTGTGGACGTGGAGAATGCACACAAACTCTTTGCTTCTGGGAAAGACCttgaggcagtggagacagattTAGATATAGCTCAG GACGTTGATTCTCTGGATTTGGAGATGCTGGCCCCCTACATTTCCATGGATGATGACTTCCAACTGAACTCCAGCGAGCAGCCACCCAGGGCCTACCACAGATCTCCAGGGGCTGTCCCCCGGCCTCGCGCTCGGAGCTTCCACGGCCTGTCACCCCCAACCCCTGAGCCATCCCTGCTGCCCCGCTGGGGGAGTGACCCCCGGCTGAGCTGCTCCAGCCCTTCCAGACGGGACCCCACAGCGTCCTCCCCCGTGGCTGGGGCTCGGAAGAG GACCCTGGCCCAGAGCTCAGGGGATGAGCCCGAGGGGGTGGAGCTGCTGGGAGTGAGACCCCCCAAGCGGTCCCCCAGCCCAGAACCCGAGACCTTCCTGTTGCCTCCCCTCAGCCTG AGTTTCCTTCTGACAGGAGGACCAGCCCCAGGGAGCCAGCAGGATCCTAGCACGCACCTCCTGGCACTGAGTGAGCCCTTGG GAAaagcattccaagcagagggaaccaAGTATGCAAAAGTCCAGAGATGGGAGCATATCATCTTTGAGGAAAACacaaggccagtgtggctgaagcagagaagagggggaagagaG GCCTGGGCCCCTCACTGCTCTCTCTCTACCCGGATGAGGATGCAGCCCAGCCCAGGAGCCACTTCCAGCCCGCAGCAGGCCTGGCCCAGGCCAACTGAGCCAGCTCCTCTTCCCGTTTGCCTTCTCCTCCCCAGAAAGGACCTCAACCACACTCCATGCCTGCAGCCAACGCACAGGATGGGGCGCCGGGAGAGGGCTTCCCTGTCTCCTCTCAGCGGCCCCACCCTCCTCGGGCCTacctcagcccccacccctctgccccgGGTGTCCGGGAGCTCTCTGGGGTGGTCTCAGCTCAGTGACCTCTGGGAGGGGGTCCgtggccccctcctcctcctctcaggACTTCTCTTGGGATTCTCAGTACTGGTTACCTCACCCCTTCCTCCAACACTCTTGGCTTTTGGGTAA
- the HIF3A gene encoding hypoxia-inducible factor 3-alpha isoform X2, with amino-acid sequence MALGLQRSRSSTELRKEKSRDAARSRRSQETEVLYQLAHTLPFARGVSAHLDKASIMRLTISYLRMHRLCAAGQWNQVGAGGEQLDACYLKALEGFVMVLTAEGDMAYLSENVSKHLGLSQLELIGHSIFDFIHPCDQEELQDALTPQQSLSRKKPEAPTERCFSLRMKSTLTSRGRTLNLKAATWKVLHCSGHMRAYKPPAQTSPSGSPNLEPPLQCLVLICEAIPHPGSLEPPLGRGAFLSRHSLDMKFTYCDERIAEVAGYSPDDLIGCSAYEYIHALDSDAVGQSIHTLLSKGQAVTGQYRFLARSGGYLWTQTQATVVSGGRGPQSESIVCVHFLISRVEQTGVVLSLEQTERHSRRPGRRGTHSQKDTPNPGESLDASGPRILAFLHPPSLSEATLAADPRRFCSPDLRHLLAPILDGTSIAATPSAPPASRRPQSPLPADLPDELLVDVENAHKLFASGKDLEAVETDLDIAQDVDSLDLEMLAPYISMDDDFQLNSSEQPPRAYHRSPGAVPRPRARSFHGLSPPTPEPSLLPRWGSDPRLSCSSPSRRDPTASSPVAGARKRTLAQSSGDEPEGVELLGVRPPKRSPSPEPETFLLPPLSLSFLLTGGPAPGSQQDPSTHLLALSEPLGKAFQAEGTKYAKVQRWEHIIFEENTRPVWLKQRRGGREAWAPHCSLSTRMRMQPSPGATSSPQQAWPRPTEPAPLPVCLLLPRKDLNHTPCLQPTHRMGRRERASLSPLSGPTLLGPTSAPTPLPRVSGSSLGWSQLSDLWEGVRGPLLLLSGLLLGFSVLVTSPLPPTLLAFG; translated from the exons ATGGCGCTGGGGCTACAGCGCTCAAG GTCGAGCACAGAGCTGCGCAAGGAGAAGTCCCGGGATGCGGCCCGCAGCCGGCGCAGCCAGGAGACCGAGGTGCTGTACCAGCTAGCTCACACGCTGCCCTTCGCGCGCGGCGTCAGCGCACACCTGGACAAGGCCTCCATCATGCGCCTCACCATCAGCTACCTGCGCATGCACCGCCTCTGCGCCGCAG GGCAGTGGAACCAGGTGGGAGCAGGGGGAGAACAACTGGATGCCTGCTACCTGAAGGCCCTGGAGGGCTTCGTCATGGTGCTCACAGCTGAGGGAGACATGGCTTACCTGTCGGAGAATGTCAGCAAGCACCTGGGCCTCAGTCAG CTTGAGCTCATTGGACACAGCATCTTCGATTTCATCCACCCCTGTGACCAAGAGGAGCTTCAGGATGCCCTGACCCCACAGCAGA gcttGTCGAGAAAGAAGCCAGAAGCTCCCACCGAGCGGTGCTTCTCCTTGCGCATGAAGAGCACCCTCACCAGCCGCGGGCGCACCCTCAACCTCAAGGCGGCCACCTGGAAG GTGCTGCACTGCTCTGGACACATGAGGGCCTACAAGCCCCCTGCACAGACTTCCCCATCTGGGAGCCCCAATTTGGAGCCCCCCCTGCAATGCCTGGTGCTCATTTGTGAAGCTATCCCCCACCCGGGCAGCCTGGAGCCCCCACTGGGCCGGGGGGCCTTCCTCAGCCGCCACAGCCTGGACATGAAATTCACCTACTGCGATGAGAG GATCGCAGAGGTTGCCGGCTATAGCCCCGATGATCTGATTGGCTGTTCCGCCTACGAGTACATCCATGCGTTGGACTCGGATGCAGTTGGCCAGAGCATCCACACCC TTCTGAGTAAGGGCCAGGCAGTAACCGGGCAGTATCGCTTCCTGGCCCGGAGTGGTGGCTACCTGTGGACCCAGACCCAGGCCACAGTGGTGTCAGGGGGCCGGGGCCCCCAGTCTGAGAGTATTGTCTGCGTCCATTTCCTGATCAG CCGGGTGGAACAGACCGGAGTGGTGCTGTCCCTGGAGCAAACGGAGCGACACTCACGCAGACCTGGCCGGCGGGGCACCCACTCTCAGAAGGATACCCCTAATCCTGGGGAAAGCCTTG ATGCCTCTGGTCCCCGGATCCTGGCTTTCCTGCACCCCCCTTCCCTGAGCGAGGCCACCCTGGCTGCTGACCCCCGCCGTTTCTGTAGCCCTGATCTTCGTCACCTCCTGGCACCTATCCTGGATGGGACTTCAATAGCCGCCACCCCCAGTGCACCCCCAGCTTCCCGGCGCCCCCAAAGTCCACTTCCA GCTGATCTCCCAGATGAACTACTTGTGGACGTGGAGAATGCACACAAACTCTTTGCTTCTGGGAAAGACCttgaggcagtggagacagattTAGATATAGCTCAG GACGTTGATTCTCTGGATTTGGAGATGCTGGCCCCCTACATTTCCATGGATGATGACTTCCAACTGAACTCCAGCGAGCAGCCACCCAGGGCCTACCACAGATCTCCAGGGGCTGTCCCCCGGCCTCGCGCTCGGAGCTTCCACGGCCTGTCACCCCCAACCCCTGAGCCATCCCTGCTGCCCCGCTGGGGGAGTGACCCCCGGCTGAGCTGCTCCAGCCCTTCCAGACGGGACCCCACAGCGTCCTCCCCCGTGGCTGGGGCTCGGAAGAG GACCCTGGCCCAGAGCTCAGGGGATGAGCCCGAGGGGGTGGAGCTGCTGGGAGTGAGACCCCCCAAGCGGTCCCCCAGCCCAGAACCCGAGACCTTCCTGTTGCCTCCCCTCAGCCTG AGTTTCCTTCTGACAGGAGGACCAGCCCCAGGGAGCCAGCAGGATCCTAGCACGCACCTCCTGGCACTGAGTGAGCCCTTGG GAAaagcattccaagcagagggaaccaAGTATGCAAAAGTCCAGAGATGGGAGCATATCATCTTTGAGGAAAACacaaggccagtgtggctgaagcagagaagagggggaagagaG GCCTGGGCCCCTCACTGCTCTCTCTCTACCCGGATGAGGATGCAGCCCAGCCCAGGAGCCACTTCCAGCCCGCAGCAGGCCTGGCCCAGGCCAACTGAGCCAGCTCCTCTTCCCGTTTGCCTTCTCCTCCCCAGAAAGGACCTCAACCACACTCCATGCCTGCAGCCAACGCACAGGATGGGGCGCCGGGAGAGGGCTTCCCTGTCTCCTCTCAGCGGCCCCACCCTCCTCGGGCCTacctcagcccccacccctctgccccgGGTGTCCGGGAGCTCTCTGGGGTGGTCTCAGCTCAGTGACCTCTGGGAGGGGGTCCgtggccccctcctcctcctctcaggACTTCTCTTGGGATTCTCAGTACTGGTTACCTCACCCCTTCCTCCAACACTCTTGGCTTTTGGGTAA